A DNA window from Prevotella intermedia ATCC 25611 = DSM 20706 contains the following coding sequences:
- a CDS encoding TonB-dependent receptor — protein sequence MNKILLTFLCASFLPTSLLADNNEEINDTVRIYDIEEVYVYDNPKEAYRLRQQPLNSTSFSHLQLKSLNTQDLRQLSAFVPSFVMPEYGSRYTSSMYMRGIGSRINSPAVGMYVDNMPIQSKSAFNFHTYDIDRVDVLHGPQGTLYGMNTEGGLIRLYSKNPFVYQGTDLKLSLGNKFWRKAEIGHYTKLSDETAFAFSAFYGGQNGFFTNKFNGERADKFNEFGGKARLLWNPTHRLNLSFVADYQYVNQNGFPYGQIVTKEQIATADITSPYYALKAGTQSPSQNRQSVYRRNMLNTGVGVKYNGNGFVLNSMTSWQFLRDYMMMDNDYLPQDFLHLEQRQLQNSLTEELSVKSKNHSRWQWAFGAFGAYQWLKTDAPVYIDGDMNKYLSRRITAIAYNGVLAAMTKRIAAEMIKKGIPEDKAMQAAAIAAKAAIAKAGGIKINMQMQPILGLFRTPTFNMGFYHESNIDITSRLRATLGLRYDYSHVAIDYKTSARLLMDENVMGVKIKPTITSSLAHHESNHFKELLPKIGFTYRLDNGSNVYATWSKGYRAGGYNIQMFSDILQTEIAAAAQKARGDIDIEHDEAYYNKIAKTIEYKPETSFNYEAGAHLNLMGGQMKLDLAAFYMQIRNQQLSVLANNYGFGRMMTNAGKSHSCGLEATLRGGALNDKLSYALSYGFTSATFDEYSETTAAGVAVDYKGKRVPFVPQHTLAANTDYRIDVDPAALLDPSNKFHLRSVTVGLNLSAQGNTYWDELNTISQNFYATLGAHADADFGPIHINLWVRNLTDTKYNTFAVQSAATGTKHTFGQLGNPFQIGVDLSFHF from the coding sequence ATGAACAAGATTTTACTTACATTTTTATGTGCTTCATTCCTACCAACTTCATTGTTGGCAGATAACAATGAAGAGATTAACGACACTGTACGCATTTACGACATTGAAGAAGTATATGTCTACGATAACCCGAAAGAGGCTTATCGCCTGCGTCAGCAACCGTTGAACAGCACTTCGTTCAGTCATTTGCAGTTGAAGAGCCTTAACACACAAGACCTTCGGCAGCTTTCGGCTTTCGTTCCTTCGTTTGTAATGCCCGAATATGGCTCGCGTTACACATCGTCGATGTATATGCGTGGCATAGGTTCGCGTATAAATTCGCCTGCGGTGGGAATGTATGTAGACAATATGCCCATTCAGAGCAAGAGTGCGTTTAACTTCCATACTTACGATATAGACCGTGTTGATGTGCTCCACGGCCCTCAAGGGACGCTCTATGGAATGAATACCGAAGGCGGATTGATACGTCTTTATAGTAAGAATCCGTTTGTTTATCAAGGCACAGACCTTAAACTCTCGCTCGGAAACAAATTCTGGCGCAAGGCAGAGATAGGACATTACACAAAGTTGAGCGACGAAACGGCTTTCGCTTTTTCGGCTTTCTACGGCGGACAGAACGGTTTCTTCACCAATAAGTTCAATGGTGAGCGTGCCGATAAGTTCAACGAGTTTGGTGGAAAAGCCCGTTTGCTGTGGAATCCAACCCATCGGTTGAATCTCAGTTTCGTAGCCGATTATCAGTATGTGAACCAAAATGGTTTCCCATACGGTCAGATAGTAACGAAAGAGCAGATAGCTACTGCCGATATAACCTCGCCTTACTATGCCTTGAAAGCTGGAACACAAAGTCCGAGCCAGAACCGTCAGAGTGTTTACAGGCGCAATATGCTGAACACGGGAGTAGGTGTAAAGTACAACGGCAATGGCTTTGTGCTTAACTCTATGACCTCTTGGCAGTTTCTTCGCGACTATATGATGATGGACAACGATTATCTTCCGCAGGATTTCCTGCATTTGGAGCAACGCCAATTGCAAAACTCACTCACCGAGGAGTTGTCTGTAAAGAGCAAAAACCATAGTCGTTGGCAGTGGGCATTCGGTGCATTCGGTGCTTATCAATGGCTGAAGACCGATGCACCCGTTTATATTGATGGCGATATGAACAAATATCTTTCGCGCCGTATCACAGCCATTGCCTATAATGGCGTGCTTGCGGCAATGACAAAGCGAATAGCCGCTGAGATGATAAAGAAAGGTATACCTGAAGATAAAGCCATGCAGGCAGCAGCAATAGCAGCCAAGGCAGCAATAGCAAAGGCTGGCGGTATAAAGATAAATATGCAGATGCAACCTATTTTAGGACTTTTCCGCACGCCAACTTTCAATATGGGTTTCTACCACGAAAGCAATATTGACATTACCAGCCGCTTGCGAGCAACGCTTGGCTTGCGCTACGACTACTCGCACGTGGCAATCGACTACAAGACATCTGCCCGCTTACTTATGGACGAAAATGTAATGGGCGTGAAGATTAAGCCTACAATTACATCGTCGCTTGCCCATCACGAGAGCAACCATTTCAAGGAATTGTTGCCCAAGATAGGTTTTACTTATCGCCTCGACAATGGTAGCAACGTTTATGCAACTTGGTCGAAAGGCTATCGTGCAGGTGGTTATAACATTCAAATGTTCTCGGATATATTGCAAACGGAGATTGCTGCAGCAGCTCAAAAGGCGCGTGGTGATATTGACATTGAGCACGATGAGGCGTACTATAATAAGATTGCAAAAACCATAGAGTATAAGCCCGAAACAAGTTTCAACTATGAAGCAGGTGCTCATTTGAACTTAATGGGCGGACAGATGAAGCTCGACTTGGCTGCTTTCTATATGCAAATCCGTAATCAGCAACTATCAGTATTGGCAAACAACTACGGATTTGGCCGTATGATGACCAATGCGGGTAAGAGCCATTCGTGTGGTTTGGAAGCAACGTTGCGTGGCGGTGCGCTCAACGACAAGCTGTCTTATGCTTTGAGTTATGGTTTTACAAGTGCAACATTCGACGAATATAGCGAAACTACCGCTGCTGGAGTAGCAGTGGATTATAAAGGTAAGCGAGTTCCATTTGTTCCACAGCATACGCTCGCAGCCAATACCGATTATCGTATTGATGTAGACCCTGCAGCTTTACTCGACCCATCGAACAAGTTCCATCTGCGTTCTGTTACAGTGGGATTGAACTTGTCGGCACAAGGCAATACCTATTGGGACGAATTGAATACCATATCGCAGAACTTCTATGCAACATTGGGCGCACACGCAGACGCCGACTTCGGACCGATACATATTAACCTTTGGGTGCGGAACCTCACCGATACAAAGTACAACACCTTTGCTGTGCAGAGTGCTGCAACGGGCACAAAGCACACCTTCGGACAACTTGGAAACCCTTTCCAAATAGGTGTTGATTTGTCTTTCCATTTCTAA